Within Wyeomyia smithii strain HCP4-BCI-WySm-NY-G18 chromosome 2, ASM2978416v1, whole genome shotgun sequence, the genomic segment TGCTCACCATTTGTGTTTATCAGaggagaatttttttattttttttttatttttaggatTATCGTATTACTTAGTTTATATTGAATTGTATACAAGGGAATTATCATACAACTGAATTATACACGTTCAATTTATTTGTATTTGGCATTTGAGTCATTTTTACATGCGTAGTTGTAAAATGGAGACAATTCATGAACTATTCCTTCCAAAAGTAGATAAATTCTTGAATCTTTTGCTGccaaaactattgaaatcggatgaaattttttaaagttacaagagtttcaatttGTGGATATCACGGTACCGCATCGGGCACGTAAGGGTGTTTTTTTATCGAGTAGCTACATAACGATTAATCATGTAGCAATTACATGTAGGCGGGAGTTTTGGTGAATTGTATTGTTATATACAATCCAAAACATTTTCATGTCAAAATGTTATAACGACagatttttggcgattttgaccCCGCTCCCCTCCACCTCCGTGGACATTTCACAACCCGCACCTGCCTCGCGCGTGCTGTGGAAGTTTAAAACTTACAGTGCCTCTTTCTCTGAAGTATATTTTTATCAACACCTCAACCTAAGGACATGGTCTATAAATCCGATACAAATGAAGAAACAAGTTAATAATTGACGTGATTGACGTAATATTTGACGTTTTTGACTATGACGTCAaagtaataaatattttttgtggTTCATATTCTACAAAATATCGTACTTTTTTCCTTGTATATTATATTGATAACATTTCTTTTTACCATTTCACTTAAAGGCACCAGTTTTCCGCCGACCAGGTGCGCGTCATTCTTTTTCGTGACTGTGACATCCGAGGGCGCAAACTTTTGTTCGATTCTAGTGCGGTTGAAAAAATTTCCGATGcctcaccatcagcagcagtttCAGCCTCATCCGGTGGTAAATCCAACAGCCATAACGGAATGCCACAATACCAGAAATGCGATCATTGTAAAGTGTTGTATCAGGTTAGTAGCACACACTTCACGTATgagaaaaatttttaaatatagAAATGATCATTCAACAGCATAATGCCAACCCCAAAGACGACATCAAACCACTGGCTGAAATGGTCTTCGGTTCTGCTCCAATCGCGTTTCAAAGTAGCAGCCTGAAGGTTCATTGGCTGAAAAGTCCAAAAGCCGTTATGTATTCGCATGTTTTTCTCATGCCAATTCGTCACACTGAAAGCCACAGTAGCAGTAAAAAAATGTCGTCGGCATCATATTTAGGTTCAGATTTGGTAGGAAACGTCAATGGGCAGGGTGGATTATTTTTCGAACGTCATCCATCGGGTAGTGATCTTAGTTCAATAGACACAACTTCGTTGAGATCGTTCACAGTCACATCGTCAACTTCGACGCAATACGACACATCCTACAATCATCGACAGCGACCGCCACTTCCGATAGAATTTGGTCATCTAGAACGGTTAGCAGATCCACGGTTATCAACTAACAGTGGTTTGGATTCGGGTTACGGCGGAGCAGACCCGTGGGGTTTTTCTTCAAACACCTCGTGTCATCCGCAGTCCTCCCATCGTAGCAGTTTAGCATCAATTTGCAGCGATTTTGAATGCTATCGTAGACTCAGCGCGGATGCCAATTTTGATGTTCCACACACTGCGACGTGCTCTAGCGTAGACGATTGCAATCAATATGGCAGTTTTCACAGAAGAATATCGAAGAACATATCTACTTCATTTGAAAACCGACTTACTCTAGCAGATCATGTTGGCCATGTTGACGAGCTCAGTCCGGCTGGTTCGGTGAGCGCCAATACTTGCCAAGTGACGGCAAGTGACGGATGCGTTGGTGGCAGGAATCGACGGAATAGTGAAACTATGGAGTTATCTCGACGAAAGGCATTCAGTGGAGAAGTATTATCAACTGCAACTAATTATCATGGAAAACTTCCGCATAAGAAGGCACGTTTCGGCGTGGGTCTGTATATTCAGCTTAGCGATGGTGTGCTACAAGAAATCGATGCATTCTGCTCGGAACATATGAGCATATTTGAGGCAATACTCTGTCGATTGCGAGTAGCTGCTGAAAAAGCGTGTTGTCGTTTGTCACAATTTCTTCAGGTATGTTCCGTACTGAACCAAATAATGACGTAACAATGATTCATAAATTCTCTTCAAACAGATTATGCTTGCCGCGTGGCACTCCGCACAGCAATGGCTAGTAGATTTTTTTACTGTCCCGCGGTTGGAGAATCCAGTTTGGATTACACTGAGCAACGGATCGCACGGTGGTGGCATATATCCTAATAAGAAAATCCTAACAATCGCCAACAATTTTATGAATGACCTGTGCTCTCTGTTATCATTGATTGATACCAAGGATACGAATTTGTAAGTAATCAAAAAATTCACTCATTTTCATTTGTAAAAAATCTGTTAAAACTTGAATACGTCATTTACCTACCGTACCTTATATGACGATCCCATTTTATTTTAAACCGTATTGACTGACCAGCTTTGCCAAAAGATAGGCCTTGAAATATCAGCTTGAAGAGCGAATAACTGGCAAAATAGTTGACTACACATGACTATCTATCAACGACGCTGCTTTCTTACCTTTTATCGTATCGAATCACTTCATAATTTCTAATTTATTGTTGAGAAAACAATATAgaagaaaggacaaaaataAGCATGTTTTTTTACTTTCTCatagaaaagtatagcaatcactttcaAAACTGAAACTCTGAACGGACGGAATTTCTCGACGCACAACGaaaattttctgtgtgtgtatgtatgttatCTTCTTCACTCTTTGTTGAACCGATTTTCGTAACTTCAATCCACGGCTATCTAAAAATGGCAAATGATTTGAAACGATAAAAAGTAAGGAAAATGTAAATTAGTATTGAAGTAGAAATCCCTACATTTACTATCCTAATAATAAAAGGAAAAAGCATGATTTGTTTTGTGGTCATAAAAAAGAATACTAATAAATGTAAATTACTTAAAAAGTGACAATACGATACAAATTTTCCTTTCTTTTCATTGACGGCAGGTTTATCAGCACGCTACTGACGGCGGTTCTGACACATCACCTGGGTTGGGTAAGCACCATAGTACCAGTTAGCAGTGGACATACAACAGATGAATCAGCGGTTAGTTCCGGCCAAATTGAACGGAGCGGAAAAGAAAAACTGTCTAAGATAAGTGCCGACCATCCGTACAATGTCTTATGGGCTCAGTTAAGTGATTTGTATGGTGCTGTTGGTCATCCAGTGAAACTTTCAAAAACGATCATCTGTGGAAGTCCTCAGTTCAGCAATACAATGGACAAGATTCTTAATGTGCTCTCATACTTTATTCGATGTAGTGAGATCAGGCGAAATGTATATTTGGAAACATTCGAGGAGAATAAAGTGAGACAAGCCTTTACTACACAGAAAATTATCAATAACAATAATACAAACGGTTCTACTATAGGGTTTAGTGAAAATAGTAGAAGTGAGCGTAAATCTCCTCGATTGATCAGAAATGGTTCTGGTATGATTAGATCAGCAACGAGGACGAAGGATTTGATTTCCATGGGTGGAGGGGATGTGACAGGGAGTCCCATCGAGAGTGAACTGTCTGAGCTGTTGAAAAAAACAGTCATGAACGACATCCCAAATGTATTAGTCTACCGAGACTCCAGATTTGTACAGCAGGAACTAAGGATCGGTAATAAAAGCATGGACACAGAATTAGTGATGGATGAgggtcaaaaacattttttagaaGTTATTTATCATATCAAGAAAGAAGGTGGCGCATCTCACATTAGAATGACTCTAACGCAACCGGATGAGACCGGGCAAGAAGCTATAGAACTAGATGTGAATGATAGGGATGATGTTGAATCTATTCGCCTTTCTCGGCTGATCACCGATACTAATATCGGTGAAGGAGAAAAGGGTCAGCGAATACTATGGGGCTTGGATCATATTAAAGAGGGAATTCCCATGGAACAGCTCAGGTATATTGATGGACTCCGTGGTGATTATGAAGCTTTAATGCAAACCAAACCAAAAGAGGACGTTGTGTTTGTATTGGGTGAAAATGAAAAGCTTGTAAACATCAAGCATGCAGATTTCACGACTGCAACTGATAAAACTTTTGAGTTGGGCGCCGTCGGTGGCAAAAAACCTTGTTCCCACAGTAAACTTCGAAAGCATTCCTTTAAATTTAACTTTGACCGCTATCCTAAGGTTGTAGAGAATtacttaaaaagtcaaaatctCGAACTTACTGAGCACGATTCTCTGGACAAAGCAATAAAGCTTGAAATGGCTCTAAGACCTACTATGGGAACAGAACCAGCAGCACCTACTTTTGATCGTAGCGAAGAAGAATGCGACATATGTAAAAACACGTCACTAGTCTATTTACAAACTCCTACGAATGCATCGgagttggaattttcaaatgaCCTAAATGAAGGAAGTAGTTTTAGCTCTTTTCCAGAATCCAATAGCAAGTCCAGTTTCGAAGAAGCACTCCGTAGATACCCTGAATCACAACAACACGACAACATTCCGAAAATATACGCAACGACAATGGCTACACTTGACGAAAATGCGGAACTGAAAGTTAAGCATCCGGATAGTATTCTGAAACTAGTAGATATTCCTTTGTCGAGGCCAAACAGTCTTGCAAGCTTGAACGATGAGAATAATAATGATaagactgacttgttaggccgTTCTGTTGCATCAAGAGCAGGGTTCATACCTTCACTTTTGTCTCGTGTAAGCGATCATTACATCCCCGATATGATTTTGCAAGCAACTACTGCTTCTCCTATGAATTGGGGTAAGACGTTGAAGAAAGATCTCGCATTTGCATCCCGATTCGCGTTAATGGAACAGTTTCCAGTGGAAAATTTAGCTGTCGTTGCTAATCTCGAGACACACGACGTTCGAATTGTGTCATCACACAACTCATCCCTTACTCCACCTTCTAATGTTCTTGAAGGCGACGTCGTTGGCATGTCTCAGTTGGTTTCTTCGATGTTGGAAACCGTCCATGCTATGTGGTCCTCTGGTTTGTCAGCATTTCAGTGTATGGCATTCATTGAATCAAAGATGCGCGAGTTTTATTTGCAATCCGAAACAATCGCTAGTTTTCTGCTCGCAACAGATTTTTGTACCATTGGATCCATATGTTCTGCATTAGACATCACAGCTAACGATATGCCCTTGCTACTATCGGTGGCATCAATACACGCTCCTGAAGTGACCAAACGATATGGAATTCAATTCCGATGACGATTTGTAGCTTGCACTAATTTTTGTAGAAAATATATGCAAATAACTGCTCTTTTGTGATATTAGAATTTAGGATTCATGGCAGCAGCTGCGTTGAGCGCTTTAAGAAGATCTGTTAAGTGATAggagattatttaaaaaaaacataactagGCATTCTTGCATAAACAATGAAGAGCTCTCTCACCACTGTTGGTCTCAAGGTTTCAATAACAATCGTAACAACGGTTTGTGATCTGAGGAAAATTGTTGTATGGATAATGTTTACAATATAATTTGCTTACTAGAATAATTATAATTGCGAAGTGATGGTTAAAAAATATCCAATCAACAGCAACCAAATACATCAGGCCTAGCAGTACGCAAATGAATAAACAATAAATCGCACAGATTAACAACACGTTTTTGTTTCTTTTGGTTGCGATGACAAGttccatttttaaaataaaaactaaaagaaTAACATAGTTTTCAGCAAGTATTTGCTGCACTTTAACGAGGCGCAGAATTTTTCGTCCCCAAGTTCAAGTGGGGATTGATTCACTGGCCAACACAGCtacactccaaaagctcaaaccggaaaaaatgaaagattatagctattcaaccattcctgtgagttgtggtgtccctagccattaccgtttgttcagattagggatgtaacggatattcgcatccgcaaatgcggaacatccgcatcaacatctgcatccgtaatcacatatccgcatccgcatctgcaaatttctgaaaaatcacatccgtaacatccctggttCAGatacttgaatgagttttctcgtaaacataacgttaaagcgacgaactcGGCGAGCAACGACACTCTTACGTAAGTTgccgcgttttggtaatggctgggggcatcaaaattcataggaatggttgaatagctataatctatcatttttttcggtttgggCTTTTCGAATTCcttgtttgtctttctcctagaaggtataaaagtggttccAATGGCCGAATATCATATGCCACTCGACTcagacgaactgagcattttctgtttgtatgtgtgtatgtgccactttttttctcacttacttttctcagagatggtttcattgtaattggatttttagttaagaagttatatatcaaaatgtaaaattcacgaaacatcaatatctcagaagccccacaaccgatttcaataaaactggtgtcAAATGCAAAGGCTGACTTGAAAATCCCTAACtaataatttttataattattaaacatttggttcaaaagttattaaaagaaacgggttctggag encodes:
- the LOC129723011 gene encoding uncharacterized protein LOC129723011 isoform X3; the protein is MHQFSADQVRVILFRDCDIRGRKLLFDSSAVEKISDASPSAAVSASSGGKSNSHNGMPQYQKCDHCKVLYQHNANPKDDIKPLAEMVFGSAPIAFQSSSLKVHWLKSPKAVMYSHVFLMPIRHTESHSSSKKMSSASYLGSDLVGNVNGQGGLFFERHPSGSDLSSIDTTSLRSFTVTSSTSTQYDTSYNHRQRPPLPIEFGHLERLADPRLSTNSGLDSGYGGADPWGFSSNTSCHPQSSHRSSLASICSDFECYRRLSADANFDVPHTATCSSVDDCNQYGSFHRRISKNISTSFENRLTLADHVGHVDELSPAGSVSANTCQVTASDGCVGGRNRRNSETMELSRRKAFSGEVLSTATNYHGKLPHKKARFGVGLYIQLSDGVLQEIDAFCSEHMSIFEAILCRLRVAAEKACCRLSQFLQIMLAAWHSAQQWLVDFFTVPRLENPVWITLSNGSHGGGIYPNKKILTIANNFMNDLCSLLSLIDTKDTNLFISTLLTAVLTHHLGWVSTIVPVSSGHTTDESAVSSGQIERSGKEKLSKISADHPYNVLWAQLSDLYGAVGHPVKLSKTIICGSPQFSNTMDKILNVLSYFIRCSEIRRNVYLETFEENKVRQAFTTQKIINNNNTNGSTIGFSENSRSERKSPRLIRNGSGMIRSATRTKDLISMGGGDVTGSPIESELSELLKKTVMNDIPNVLVYRDSRFVQQELRIGNKSMDTELVMDEGQKHFLEVIYHIKKEGGASHIRMTLTQPDETGQEAIELDVNDRDDVESIRLSRLITDTNIGEGEKGQRILWGLDHIKEGIPMEQLRYIDGLRGDYEALMQTKPKEDVVFVLGENEKLVNIKHADFTTATDKTFELGAVGGKKPCSHSKLRKHSFKFNFDRYPKVVENYLKSQNLELTEHDSLDKAIKLEMALRPTMGTEPAAPTFDRSEEECDICKNTSLVYLQTPTNASELEFSNDLNEGSSFSSFPESNSKSSFEEALRRYPESQQHDNIPKIYATTMATLDENAELKVKHPDSILKLVDIPLSRPNSLASLNDENNNDKTDLLGRSVASRAGFIPSLLSRVSDHYIPDMILQATTASPMNWGKTLKKDLAFASRFALMEQFPVENLAVVANLETHDVRIVSSHNSSLTPPSNVLEGDVVGMSQLVSSMLETVHAMWSSGLSAFQCMAFIESKMREFYLQSETIASFLLATDFCTIGSICSALDITANDMPLLLSVASIHAPEVTKRYGIQFR
- the LOC129723011 gene encoding uncharacterized protein LOC129723011 isoform X1; the encoded protein is MALFNKLFSTTKKRYTSSSTPKSTSGHQFSADQVRVILFRDCDIRGRKLLFDSSAVEKISDASPSAAVSASSGGKSNSHNGMPQYQKCDHCKVLYQHNANPKDDIKPLAEMVFGSAPIAFQSSSLKVHWLKSPKAVMYSHVFLMPIRHTESHSSSKKMSSASYLGSDLVGNVNGQGGLFFERHPSGSDLSSIDTTSLRSFTVTSSTSTQYDTSYNHRQRPPLPIEFGHLERLADPRLSTNSGLDSGYGGADPWGFSSNTSCHPQSSHRSSLASICSDFECYRRLSADANFDVPHTATCSSVDDCNQYGSFHRRISKNISTSFENRLTLADHVGHVDELSPAGSVSANTCQVTASDGCVGGRNRRNSETMELSRRKAFSGEVLSTATNYHGKLPHKKARFGVGLYIQLSDGVLQEIDAFCSEHMSIFEAILCRLRVAAEKACCRLSQFLQIMLAAWHSAQQWLVDFFTVPRLENPVWITLSNGSHGGGIYPNKKILTIANNFMNDLCSLLSLIDTKDTNLFISTLLTAVLTHHLGWVSTIVPVSSGHTTDESAVSSGQIERSGKEKLSKISADHPYNVLWAQLSDLYGAVGHPVKLSKTIICGSPQFSNTMDKILNVLSYFIRCSEIRRNVYLETFEENKVRQAFTTQKIINNNNTNGSTIGFSENSRSERKSPRLIRNGSGMIRSATRTKDLISMGGGDVTGSPIESELSELLKKTVMNDIPNVLVYRDSRFVQQELRIGNKSMDTELVMDEGQKHFLEVIYHIKKEGGASHIRMTLTQPDETGQEAIELDVNDRDDVESIRLSRLITDTNIGEGEKGQRILWGLDHIKEGIPMEQLRYIDGLRGDYEALMQTKPKEDVVFVLGENEKLVNIKHADFTTATDKTFELGAVGGKKPCSHSKLRKHSFKFNFDRYPKVVENYLKSQNLELTEHDSLDKAIKLEMALRPTMGTEPAAPTFDRSEEECDICKNTSLVYLQTPTNASELEFSNDLNEGSSFSSFPESNSKSSFEEALRRYPESQQHDNIPKIYATTMATLDENAELKVKHPDSILKLVDIPLSRPNSLASLNDENNNDKTDLLGRSVASRAGFIPSLLSRVSDHYIPDMILQATTASPMNWGKTLKKDLAFASRFALMEQFPVENLAVVANLETHDVRIVSSHNSSLTPPSNVLEGDVVGMSQLVSSMLETVHAMWSSGLSAFQCMAFIESKMREFYLQSETIASFLLATDFCTIGSICSALDITANDMPLLLSVASIHAPEVTKRYGIQFR
- the LOC129723011 gene encoding uncharacterized protein LOC129723011 isoform X2, whose amino-acid sequence is MHVSRFGRTCLYCWHQFSADQVRVILFRDCDIRGRKLLFDSSAVEKISDASPSAAVSASSGGKSNSHNGMPQYQKCDHCKVLYQHNANPKDDIKPLAEMVFGSAPIAFQSSSLKVHWLKSPKAVMYSHVFLMPIRHTESHSSSKKMSSASYLGSDLVGNVNGQGGLFFERHPSGSDLSSIDTTSLRSFTVTSSTSTQYDTSYNHRQRPPLPIEFGHLERLADPRLSTNSGLDSGYGGADPWGFSSNTSCHPQSSHRSSLASICSDFECYRRLSADANFDVPHTATCSSVDDCNQYGSFHRRISKNISTSFENRLTLADHVGHVDELSPAGSVSANTCQVTASDGCVGGRNRRNSETMELSRRKAFSGEVLSTATNYHGKLPHKKARFGVGLYIQLSDGVLQEIDAFCSEHMSIFEAILCRLRVAAEKACCRLSQFLQIMLAAWHSAQQWLVDFFTVPRLENPVWITLSNGSHGGGIYPNKKILTIANNFMNDLCSLLSLIDTKDTNLFISTLLTAVLTHHLGWVSTIVPVSSGHTTDESAVSSGQIERSGKEKLSKISADHPYNVLWAQLSDLYGAVGHPVKLSKTIICGSPQFSNTMDKILNVLSYFIRCSEIRRNVYLETFEENKVRQAFTTQKIINNNNTNGSTIGFSENSRSERKSPRLIRNGSGMIRSATRTKDLISMGGGDVTGSPIESELSELLKKTVMNDIPNVLVYRDSRFVQQELRIGNKSMDTELVMDEGQKHFLEVIYHIKKEGGASHIRMTLTQPDETGQEAIELDVNDRDDVESIRLSRLITDTNIGEGEKGQRILWGLDHIKEGIPMEQLRYIDGLRGDYEALMQTKPKEDVVFVLGENEKLVNIKHADFTTATDKTFELGAVGGKKPCSHSKLRKHSFKFNFDRYPKVVENYLKSQNLELTEHDSLDKAIKLEMALRPTMGTEPAAPTFDRSEEECDICKNTSLVYLQTPTNASELEFSNDLNEGSSFSSFPESNSKSSFEEALRRYPESQQHDNIPKIYATTMATLDENAELKVKHPDSILKLVDIPLSRPNSLASLNDENNNDKTDLLGRSVASRAGFIPSLLSRVSDHYIPDMILQATTASPMNWGKTLKKDLAFASRFALMEQFPVENLAVVANLETHDVRIVSSHNSSLTPPSNVLEGDVVGMSQLVSSMLETVHAMWSSGLSAFQCMAFIESKMREFYLQSETIASFLLATDFCTIGSICSALDITANDMPLLLSVASIHAPEVTKRYGIQFR